Genomic segment of Aliarcobacter trophiarum LMG 25534:
CCAAATGAGATAATTGAACTTACAAAAAATATAGGTGAACAAACAATTTTATCAAGAACAGGAGGAGCTCCTACATTTGCTATTGGGGTTGCACTTGTACTTCATGAGTTAATAGGTGGAATAGATATGATGGGATTTTGGTACCACTTTGCTATTTTATTTGAAGCTCTATTTATTTTAACTGCTGTAGATGCAGGAACTCGTGCTTGTAGATTTATGGTTCAAGATATTTTAGGAAATGTTTATAAACCTTTAGGAAATACAAATAACTATTTTGCAGGTGTTATCGCTACTTTTTTAAGTGTTGCTGGATGGGGATATTTCTTATACCAAGGAGCAATTGATCCAAAAGGTGGAATATATTCACTTTGGCCACTATTTGGAGTAAGTAACCAAATGTTAGCTGGTATGGCTTTACTTTTAGGAACAGTTGTTTTAATTAAAATGGGGAAAACAAGATATACATGGGTTACATTAATCCCTGCTGTTTTTGTATTAACTGCAACATTAACAGGTGGAGTTCAAAAAGTACTTCCATATAAAGAGGGAGATAGAGTTCATAATGCTGTAAGCCACGTAGCTGTTGCTCAAATTCAATCAAAAAATATAGAGAAATTTGAAGCTGAATTAAAACTTGTAACTACACCTGAAGAGAAAGCAAAACTAGAAGCTAGCATTAGCTCAGCTAGTAAAATTAAAATTTCAAATATAGTAAATGCTATCTTAGCTATTTTCTTTATGTTTGCAACTTCTCTTGTAATTATTTCTACAGTTTTAATAGCTATTGGAAAACTAAAAATTCCTCTAAAAGAAGAGCCTTATGTAGCACTTGATAGCCTTAAAAAGAGTTAAAGGTGCTAGACAAGATAAAGGCATTTTATGAAAAATCTGAAAAGTTTTTTCATCCCCTTGTGGGGCTTTCTAGCTATGAAAAATATCTTGAACATATGAAAAGAACTCATCCAGGAAGAGATGTTTTAAGTCGTGGAGAGTTTTTTAAAGAGAGCTTAGATAGAAAGTATAACACAGGCGGTTTTAAGAAGTGTTGTTAAACTTTTAAGAGTAGAGTTTCTACTAAACATAAAAAAAGCTAAGGTTTATAACCTTAGCTTTTAACTTTTTCTTTTAAAGCTTTTGCTTTTTTTTTCTTCCATCTATCATAATATAACATATATCCAGTAATAGCAAAAAGTGCCATAAGAAAAGAGGATATAAAGTATGATAATTGTCCAAACCAACCAAAATACTCTCCACTATGAAGTGGCAACATACTAGCCATTAGTTGTTCATTTAATTTTTTATCTTCAAATTTTGTATCTTTTACTACTAAAGAGCTATTTGGGTCAATTTCCATAGAGTTTGTCTCTCTAAAGTGTGTTGCATTT
This window contains:
- the kcuS gene encoding KCU-star family selenoprotein; the protein is MLDKIKAFYEKSEKFFHPLVGLSSYEKYLEHMKRTHPGRDVLSRGEFFKESLDRKYNTGGFKKCC